In Aquila chrysaetos chrysaetos chromosome 10, bAquChr1.4, whole genome shotgun sequence, the following proteins share a genomic window:
- the SFT2D3 gene encoding LOW QUALITY PROTEIN: vesicle transport protein SFT2C (The sequence of the model RefSeq protein was modified relative to this genomic sequence to represent the inferred CDS: deleted 1 base in 1 codon), which translates to MADLGRQLQEYLAQSRAAAAGGPSTVPASPPAGCLQEEAGSGGGLGAWLGPLNPFPPGRGAPPRGSARSGPGPGSGSGWPWAAEADPCLPALSRWQRLAGSGLCLLLAALCFGLAALYAPLLLLRARKFALLWSLGSLCALGAAALLRGPARLLREPSSGSLLYLGALGGTLYAALGLRSTLLTALGAAVQLGAAAASLLAALPGGAAGLRRLGGLLGAALRRRGKALPV; encoded by the exons ATGGCGGACCTGGGCCGGCAGTTGCAGGAGTACCTCGCGCAGTCGagggccgctgccgccggcggcCCCAGCACGGTCCCCGCGTCGCCGCCCGCCGGCTGCTTGCAGGAGgaggcggggagcggcggcggcctGGGGGCCTGGCTGGGTCCGCTGAACCCCTTcccgccgggccgcggcgcCCCCCCCCGCGGCAGCGCCCGG tcggggccggggccgggctcgGGCTCGGGCTGGCCGTGGGCGGCCGAGGCGGACCCCTGCCTGCCGGCTCTGTCGCGCTGGCAGCGGCTGGCGGGGAGcgggctctgcctgctgctggccgCCCTCTGCTTCGGGCTGGCCGCGCTGTACgcgccgctgctgctgctccggGCACGCAAGTTCGCGCTGCTCTGGTCCCTCGGCTCGCTCTGCGCCCTGGGCGCCGCCGCCCTGCTGCGCGGGCCCGCCCGCCTGCTGCGGGAGCCCAGCAGCGGCTCCCTCCTCTACCTCGGCGCCCTCGGCGGCACCCTCTACGCGGCGCTGGGGCTGCGCAGCACCCTCCTGACGGCGCTGGGCGCCGCCGTCCAGctgggcgccgccgccgcctcgctcCTGGCCGCGCTGCCTGGGGGAGCCGCCGGCCTTCGCCGCCTCGGCGGCCTCCTCGGCGCCGCGCTGCGCCGGCGCGGCAAAGCGCTGCCGGTGTGA